The genomic window AAAACTTTTGGTTCTTTTCCTTCAATATAAATTTCAACCCTTTTCTTTGGGCAAAACTCTGTAGCAAGTTCTCCTGTTTCAGTGCAAACTGTGGCATAAATAATTCCTCCAGGTTTTTTAAAATCAACAGTATCAGGAATTCCAAGAATTTCGTTTGATCTCTTCATAAAAAGAGACCATATAGGTAAAGCAAGAACAGCTCCTGTAGCTCTATCAAAAATTGTCATAACTGAATCAAAACCTACCCATACTCCACATAAAATTTTAGGTGTAAAACCGATAAACCAGGTATCTGTATATTTATCAGTTGTTCCAGTCTTCCCAGCAGCAATTCCTTTAAAACCGTAATCTTTTGCATAATAAGCTGTTCCATACTGGAAAGTGGATTTCATCATATCTACTAAAATATAGACTTCCCTTTCATCAAAAACTTTTTCTGGTTCATATGTAAATTTTTCAATTATATTACCATTAGAAAGTTCTATTTCATTTATCAAATGCATCTTTTTCCTTTTTCCTAAATTGGCAATAGTAAGATAACTTTCACACATCTCCCACAAAGAAAGACTGGGGGAACCAAGAGCTATTGAAAGAACAGGAGGTATATAACCTTTTATACCCAGTCTGTTGGCAAACTCAATTACTGATTCTGGCCCAATCTTTTCAAGAATATGAACTGTAGCCAGGTTTCTTGAATGAGCAAGGGCATCCCTAACTGTAATAAGACCCATAAACTGGTCATCAAAATTCCTTGGTTTCCATGGTTTCCCTGAACCATCATCTTCTATAACATAAGGTAAATCCTCAACCGGATCACCAGGAAAAATCCCTGAATTAATTGCTGTAAGATATATAAAGGGTTTAAAAGCTGAACCTACCTGTCTTTTAGCCTGAATTGCCCTGTTAAACTGCGACTTTAAAAAGTTTCTTCCACCTATAAGAGCAAGAACATCACCTGTCTCTACATCAACTGCAATCATAGCGACTTCCAGTTTTAAAGAATCAGATTTTTTATATCTTCCTTTATAGTAGGTTCTTACTCTTTTATCATAAATAGGTAAAATAGAATCAACAATTTTCTCTGCTATTTTCTGCAATCTTAAATCCATTGAAAGTTTTACTTTAACTCCTTCCTTGTAAAGAAAATCTTCTCCGTAAAGAGAATTAATATATTTACGAACCTCCTCAAAATAATATCTTCCTATACTTTTAACAGATTCCTTATCCTTATCTTGTTTCTGAGGTAAAGGCTCCTTTAAAGCTTTTTCATAAGTTTTTTTATCTATAACTTTATTTTCATAAAGAACTTTAAGGACAAAGTCTCTTCTTTTTTTAGAAAGTTCCGGATTTTTAAAAGGAGAATAAATGTTTGCATTTTTGGGAATAGCAGCAAGTAAAGCAGCTTCAGCCCATGTTACATTTTTCGGAGATTTACCAAAAAAATGTTTACATGCTGTTTTTATACCGTATATACCTTCTCCAAAGTAAATCTGATTTAAATATCTTTCAAGAATCTCATTTTTTGTAAAGGTTTTCTCTATTATTAAAGCTAAAACAATCTCTTTTATTTTTCTTTCAAGTGTTTTCTCAAAAGTAAGAAACATATTTCTTGCTAATTGCTGTGTGATTGTTGATGCACCCTGTGTGTACTTACCTTCTTTTATATTTACAAAGAATGCTTTAATTAATCGTAAAAAATCTATACCAAAATGCTTGTAAAATCTTTTATCCTCAAGTGTTATAAAAGCTTTCTGTATTAAAGGAGAAATTGAATCAAGGGGCACAGGTTCTCTTTTTTCTGTAAAAAATTCATAAACTATCTTCCCCTCCCTGTCATATACATAGGTGACCTTATCCGGTTTATAAAAATATATCATCTCAAGAGGAGGTAAATCCCTTGATAAATAAAAATAGAAACCAAGGAAAATTCCAGTTGTTAAAATTATAAAAATAATTAAAAAACTAATCCAATTCTTTGAAAACAATTTCATATATATACCTTCCCCTTTTTATACCCCATTTTTTTTCCCTTTTTACATATTCTGAAAGAATCTTCTCTAAATCCTTTATACTATTTACCTCTTTTCCCTCAATATGAATTATATTATCTTTCTCCCTGAGACCAATTCTTGCTGCATAACTTCCACTTTTTATATTTTTTAAAATAAGAGAACCCCTGTGCTCTTCAATTGTTGCACCAAGCATTTTAATAACACCTTCATATCGTGATATAGGTGCAAGATTGATTACCTCTTTATTTTTTCTTCTCTCTACTGTTATAACTACATTTTCATCACTTCTTAAAAGGTCTACTATTTTTTTATAATCAGAATAATTTTTTATAACATTTCTTCCAATTTTTACAATTACATCTCCTTTCTCTATCCCTGATTTTTGAGCAGGACTCCCTTCCAGAACAGATATAACTTTTATACCTTTTTCATCAGGTTTCACTTCAATACCAAGAAATCCCCTTGGGTAATAAGAATACTTTTTTAAGTAAAAAAGAACATTTTTTAAAATATTTGAAGGAATAGCAAAACCTATACCTTCAAAACCACCAGATTTTGATACTATAAAAGTATTCATCCCTATTACTTCACCCTTTGAATTGAGTAAAGGACCACCTGAATTTCCTGGATTTATTGCAGCATCTGTTTGTATCATTCCTCTGTAAATTCTTTCACCTTCTCCTTTAAAAGTTCTGTTAAGCGCACTTATAACACCCACTGTAACTGTTGGCTCAACATCTTCCCATAGGTAACCAAAGGGATTACCCATTGCTATTGCCCACTCTCCCCTTTCCAGTTTATCAGAATCAGCAAATAAAAGATAGGGTAAATTCTTTTCATTAATTTTTAAAAGAGCAATGTCGAGCGAATAATCAGAACCAATAACTTTTGCAACAAAATTTCTTCCATCAGGTAATGTAACAATTATACTATCAGAATTACTGATAACATGTTCATTTGTAAGAATTAAACCATCTTCTGAAATTATAAAACCCGAGCCCTGTGAAGAAATTTTCTCTTTATACTCTGGAAAATCAAAAAATTCAAAAAAATCTCTGAAAAAAGGGTCATTTATTATTGAGGGTGCAAGAGAAACATACCTTGTTTTAAAGCATGTAATTGAAACAACAGAATTTTGAGCCTTTTTAACAGCATTGATTATGGCATTTTCTCTTGATTCACTTATCTCCTTTTGAAATATTAAAAATAAAATTAAAAGAAAAGAATTTAAAAAAAAACTCATTTACTTATAAGTGATTCCCAGTCTTCAAGAAATCTTTTAAGCCCTATATCTGTTAAAGGATGTTTTAACATTTTATCAAGAACTTCTGGGGGAACAGTTACAATATCAGCTCCAGTAAGTGAAGCTTCTATCACATGAATTGGATGCCTTACACTTGCTACAAGGAGTTCAGCATCAAAATCATAGATTGAAAAAACTTGTGAAAGAACTCTCACAACTTCCATTCCTTCGTTTGAAATATCATCAAGCCTTCCTATGAAAGGTGATATATACCTTGCACCAGCTTTTACTGAAAGTAAACCCTGTGAAGGTGAAAAAATAAGGGTCATATTAACATTAATTCCCTCTGAAGAAAGCTTTTTTGTTGCCTTTAAACCTTCTTCTCCAAAAGGTACTTTTACAACAATATGTTTATGAACCTTTGACAATTCCTTTCCTTCTTTAACCATTCCATCAGAATCAGTGGCAATTACTTCTGCTGAAACAGGTCCATCCACTATTTCACATATTTCTTTTAATATTTCCTTACCCTTTTCAAAAAGCTCTCTTTTATCCTTAGCTTTAAAATCTGGATAAAGTCTTTTAATTTCCTTTGAAAGAAGACTTGGATTTGTGGTTGCTCCATCAATTATTCCAAGTAATTTAAATTTTTTAAGTTCTTCAAGATTTGAACTATCAAGAAAAATTTTCATTTCTTATTTCTCCTTCCTTAAAAGGATTGGAACCTTTTTTAGTAAAAATTTTAATTGAAAAATATATAAAAATTAAAGCAGAAATAAAACTTAATATGTTAATTAAAAACAGTAAAAAAATTATTTCATTGTTTGATTTAATTATAACATAAGGAATTGTCAAAATCAAAAGCCACATAAGTAATATATTAAAAACAAAATTTTCTCTCTGAATTGCAAAAAATATCCTTGAAAAAAATCTTGTTAAAAGATGAAGTAAAAGAGAAAGGGAGAGCAATAAAAATTCTGATGTGTAAAAAGTAAATTTATTTTTTGGGAAAAACAAATAAAGAAAGGTTTTCCCTCCGAATATTACAAGAATTGTAAAAGCTAAAACTGATGTAAAAATTAAAATAAGTGAATAAAAAATTGTTTTGAAAAATTTTTTTCTTTTACCTTCATAATAAGAACTTGCCACATGGGGATAAACTGGAACAAAATAGGAATTGAAAAATAACCTTACTGACTGAAAAATTGAAATTTCGGCGGTTAAATTACCAATTAAAGTATCAGAGATATTCTTAATTTTCATAAGTATTATGGGATAATTGTAAAAACCTTGGAAAACTGTATTGGAAAAACTCATTGAAAAAATGCCTTCTTTTAAAAAATTGAAATTTGCTTTAAATCTAAAACCTTTTTTTAAGTAAATAAAATATAAAACAAAGAAAAGAAAATTTGAAAATTCAGAAATAATGTATGGGATTATGAAAATGGGGATTTTATCAATTCCCTTTAAAAAGAATAAAAAACCAAAAATTAAAAATATTAAGCCTCTAATAAAAGTAAGTAAACTGAAAAGGTAAAAAAGTTTTTTTCCGAGAAGAATACCCCTACCTATTAATGAGATGGTTGAAAAAAAATGAGCTAAAAAGGCACATAGAAAAAGGAAAAAACTGTTATTAAACAATTTTTTTAAAAGCAAATCTTTAAAAACAAAGAAAAAAATAAAAGAAAAAATAAAGGTCAAAAAAACATAAGTAAAAGTTTCATCAAGTAAATCACTGAGCTTTTTATATTCATTTTTAGCTTTCAATTCAGTTATTTTTCTTGTTAAATAGTCCCTAAATCCTGAACCAAGAAAAAAGGAAGAAAAGGTATAGAAAGAATAAAAAATACCAAGTACTCCTACTCCTTCAGCGCTCACAATTTTGCCTACAAAGGATAAATAAAGAAAATAAAATACAGAATTTGAAAAAAGTCCAAAGGTTGACCATACTGTTCCACCAATTAGTCCTTTTGTGAATAAAATTTTTTGTAAGATTTCCTTCAATCTTCCTTATAATAACCCATTGATAAACCAAAGGAAAAATTAATACCCTTTAAAGGATTTGAAATTATAAAGTCTGAAAAATCTGGCCTATCAAGAAAATATCCTGAAGAATAAATTCCTTCCATTCTTAAATATAAGGTAAAAATTCCTGGCATTTCTCTTGTTAAATTTATGTTAAACTCAACACCACCCTTTATCACTGGATAAACATAATTTCTATAACTTTTACCTTTAAGTATAAGTTCCTGAAAACTTGTTCCTATTCCGACAATTGGATAAATACCAAGAATATCTGACTTAAGTAAGTTTGCTCCTCCATCAAGTATTCCTGTCTGAATGTAAAATCTGTTTAACTTATTATCTGAAACAAATTTATTTTGATGAAAAAGTAAACGCAAAAAAACTTTACCTGGGTTATAAAAACCACCACCAAATCCGTAGCCAAGGGAATAGTTTTTAACCTCCTCAGAATTCAAAAGTTTAATCTCATTGTTTATACCTTTCAAATCAAGATACTCTGAACCTGATTCAAGGTAAAGGGAAATACAGGAAACTAAAAATAAATTTAAAACAATTATTAATTTTTTCATTCTATGCCTCCTAAAATTATAAGTGCTCCACCAAGCAAAATTGCCCATATGCCTTCAGGTGGAAAAAAACCAGAGTAACCCATCGTTAAATACGGCCCTTGAAGCCATCTTTCAAAGGAAAATTGATAACCCAAGGAAAAATTTAAACAGGGAGAAAATTTACTTTTTTCTCTTTTAAGAATTTCCTTTGAAAATGTAAACGAAATTTGAAATCCACCCCTTAAATAGGGATAAAAAATAGTTGTAAAATCATTTTTGTAAACCCCATAGGCTTCAGAACTAAATATTCCAAGACCTATACCAGCATAGGGATAAATATAAGGTCTCATTCTGTAAAAGGGTAAAACACCAAAATTTATAGAACCCTGTAAATAAGTAAATTTTGTTTCAACAGCTTTGTATGTATCAGGAGGCGCATATAGCTCTGCCCCACCTTTCCATGTATAACCACCTTGAAAGGAAGCAAAAATTATTGCATTTTGATCCCTTGATATAGCATCAAAGGAAAGACCTATCATAGGATCTTCAGGATAGGGGGCCTTTATACTCTTTATATCATCTTTTATAAAAGGTATATCTCCCCTGTAAAGGGATATAGAACATCCCATTAAGTTTAAAAAAATTAAAAAATTTAATTTTTTCATTTTATCACCTCCCAAATAATTAAATAGCAAATATTATTCCATTTTAATTTTAAAAAAATTGCACAATTTTAATTCAAATAGTTATAAAAACTATTCTATTTTTATTACAACAATTTTTTCTTCTAAAAAATCCCTTATAGCATATTTGGGTCCTTCCCTTCCAAGACCTGAACCCTTCATTCCACCATAGGGCATATGATCAACTCTGAAAGATGGAATATCATTTATAATAACTCCTCCAACTTCAATCTCCTTTGCAAGTTTTAATGCTCTCGTTAAATCATTAGTTAAAATACCGCATTGAAGACCATATTCAGAATTATTTACCCTTAAAACAAGTTCTTCTTCTGTTTCAAATTCATTACAAACAGCAAGTGGAGCAAAAGCTTCTTTTGCACAAACCTCACTATCTTCAGGAGCATCTACTATAAGTATCGGATAAAAAAATGAACCTTCTCTTTTTAATTCTGGTAAAACCTTAGCACCTCTTCGAATTGCCCTTTTAACCCATTCTTCTGCTCTTTTTGCAGCTTCCTCTGAAATCATAGGTCCTACATCTGTATCTTCTTTTAATTGATCCCCAACTTTCAAATTTTTGATTGCATTCAGAAAGTCATTAATAAATTCATCCTTAATTTTCTTTTCTACATAAACTCTTTGAATTGATATACAAACCTGACCTGCAAGAGAATATGCACCTTTTATTATTCTTTCGAGGATTTTTCTGTAATCAAAATCTGAGAAAATACAGAGGGCTGAATTTGAACCGAGTTCAAAGGTCTTCTTTTTTAAACCCGCTATAAGAGATATTCTTTCGCCTACTTCTTTTGAACCAGTAAAAGTTATATGTCTTATTCTTTCATCCTTACACAAAGTTTCACCTACACTACTTCCACCACCTGTCAAAAAAGCAAAACCTTCTGCTGGAAAACCTGCTTCAAGAATTATTTCTGTTAGAATTTTCCCTGTTTTAGGGGTATAGCTTGATGGTTTAAAGATTATACTACATCCTGCTGCAATTGCTGGAGCAATTTTATGTAGAGCAAGGTTAAGAGGAAAATTAAAAGGAGTAATAGCAAGAACAATGGGATCAGGTTCCATTATTGTAAAAGCTATTCTTCCTTTTCCAAATTCAGAGGCATCCATTGGTATAAATTCTCCATAAATTCTTTTTGCTTCTTCAGCTGAAAAATTAATTGTTTCAAGTGCTCTTTTGGTTTCTATTCTAGCCTCATTAATTGTTTTTCCAGATTCTATTGAGATTGTTTTTGCAAGCTCTTCAAACTTTTTTTCAATTAATTCTTTAACTTTCATAAGAATTTTATATCTTTCAAAAGAAGTAAGTTTTTTAATTTTTTCTCTATTTTTATGGACAAAATCAATTGCCCTTTCTATCTGTATATGAGTGGCTTCAGGAAATTCATATACAATTTCCTTTGTCCCTTTTTTATAAACAGGAAAATATTTTTCACCTTCCTGCCATTTTCCTTCAAAAAAAATTTTTTCTTTCATTTTTGCCTCCTTGATTGAAAAAAAATTATAATTAAAGATTAAATAAATGGGCAATCTAAAAATTATAAAAGTTGAAAGTAAAAAGGATTTAGAGATTTTTATAGATACTCAAAAAGAAATCTATAAAGGACTTCCTCTTGTTGGTTATATTGAACCTTTAAAGATTCTGGAAAAAGAGCATTTAAACAAGAAAGGAAAAAATCCCTTATTTAAAAAAGCAAAAGTTGAATACTTTGTTGCCCTTAGAAATGATAAACCTGTTGGAAGAATAAGTGCATATAAGGCAAATCATAAAGTTTTTGGTGTTGATGAAAAAATAACCGGTTTTTTTGGACATTTTGAATCAATTCCTGACCAAGAAGTAGCAGATGCACTTCTTGAAGAGGCTGAAAAATTTTTAAAAAAAGAGGGTTCTAAATTAATTATTGGACCAGCAAGTTTTGCCTATGATGGAGTATATGGGGTTCAGATCAAAGGTTTCGAATACCTTCCCATGGTAATGACACCATGGAACCCGGAATATTATGCAGACCTTATAGAGGAAAAAGGTTATAAAAAAATTATTGATTTTTTTGCCTGGTTCATACCTTTGTATATTATACATCCAAGGTTATCAAAAATAGTGAATGCTGAGGAAAGGTTATATAAGGAAAATGGTATTAAAATTAGGAGAGCCAATTTAAAAGATTTTAAAAATGAACTTCAGAGAGTGAGAGAAGTTTATAATAAAGCATGGGAAAATAACTGGGGAACTGTTCCTCTTGATGAGGAAGATATGGAATATATAGCAGAAGAACTAAAACCTGTTATACTTCCAGATGCAGCACTTATAGCAGAAGTAAAAGATGAGCCAGTTGGCGTTGCAATAGGAATTCCAAATTTTCTTGAAGCCATAAGAGATTTTAGAGGAAGTTTAAATCCCATGAATGTTTTAAAATTAATATGGAGATTAAACAAAATTCCTTTTTCATCAAAAATTCCAAGATTAAAATCAGGAAGGTTACTTATACTTGGAGTAAAAAAGGAATATCAGGAAGGAGCTGGTGTTCTAATGGCAGCAAAAATCCTCTTAAAGGGTTATAAACTGGGTTATAGGTATGGAGAAGGCTCACTTACTCTTGAGAATAATTTAGAAATAAATAATTTAATTAAAAGATTGGGTGGATTGCCCTATAAGGTTTTTAGAGTTTTTTATAAAGAAATATGATGGAAATTTTTGAATGTAAAAGTTGTGGTTCTTTAATTGGTATTCAGGGAGAAAAAGAGCCTTTATTCTGTCCCTTATGTAGGGGTAAAATGATAAAAATTGAACTTGATGTTGACTTGAAAGTAAAAATCAAATGTCCTGAATGCGAAAATATATTCTTTGTAAAGGAAAACTTTTCTCCCTATAAATGTGCTTTTTGCAATTTCACCTTCATTTCTTCCCCTTTCCGTAAATTTGAAGAAAGACTCTAATAAAGAATACTAAATATCTGTATTCTTGAATTCATCTGTTCTACCACATAAACTTTTTTATTTCTTATAAAAATTCCCGCTGGTAACCTGAATTCACCTGGATTCCACCCTATTCCCTCTATACCAAGATATACGTTTCCGTACTTATCAAAAATTTGAATTCTGTGTAAGAAGGAATCTGTTACATAAATATACCCTTTTTCATCTACTGCTATACCTTTTGGCCTTACAAAAAAACCTGGTGCATTACCAGATTTACCGAAAACATTAATAACCTCTCCTTTTGGGTTTAAAATCTGAACTCTAAAATTCCCCCATTCACATACATAAATATTTCCTTCTGAATCAAGATTTATTCCAGTTGGATAAAGAAATTCTCCTGGTTTATTTCCTTTTCTTCCGATTGTATAAAGAAATTGACCCTCAAAGCTAAAAACCTGAATTGCCATGAGACTGTCATCAAGCACATATATCTTTTTTCTGTAATCGTCGACAGTAAGATTAACCGGTTTATAAAGCCCCTTTTTAATAACTAAATTTCCCTCAAATTCAGGTATTTTTATTCCATAAACTGCTTTTGCACCTGGATCAGCAACAAAAAGCATATTAAGTGCCTCGGAAAAGGCAACTCCTGTGGGTCTTGTGAATCTAAAACTTCTTGTTCCCTGATACCATTTAACTATTTTGTTTTTTTGATCTATAAAAACTATAGCAGCAAAACCAGGGTCAGCCACATAAATTCTTTCTTTACTATCAACAAAAATTCCGAAAGGATATTTTAAAAGTCTTGTTTTTTTTATTCCGAGAATTTTATCTACTGTTCTTTTTATTATATTTCCCTCTCCTACAATATCCTCTTTAGTAAATAAGATTCCCTCATATTTTATTTTTGCTTCTTCAGGAGGGGGTGGCCATACAAACTCTTTTTTTTCCTGAGAAATTAAAATTAAAAATACTAAAAAATTCATCTTTTAACCTCCGGTTTATGGGGATTATGGCATTTAATACAATCATCACCTTCAAAATGAAAATCAATTTTATGACAGTTATTACATAAATCCAAATTTTTTAAAAGCTTAGATTTACCTCTATGAAGTTTATGACAATCTATACAGGCTAAACTCAAATGTTTCCCTGAAAAAAGTTCAATCTCTAAATGACATTTTTCACAAAAAATAGGATCAATACTTCTTAAAAGGTATTTATAATTCCTTTCATGAGGATCATGGCAGGTTGTGCACTTAATTTCTCTCTCTTTTTCATCAATAGCATATTTTCTAATGGGGTGATTGTCTTCTTTATAGTTAATTCCTAAAAAAATAGAAGAAGTATCAGGAATTTCATAAAATTTTGCTATATTGCTATATAAAGTTATAAGATAATTTTTATCAGTATGACAGTTCATACAGGTAAGGGAAACATAGTCAAAATCTTTAAAGTTTTCTTTTAATTCATCATCTGGTATTATTTTAATAAGAAAAGGACCTTTTGAGTTATGGGATGAATGACAAAATTTACATATCCTCTCTCCTTCTCTATTTCTAAAATCATGAGGAAAATTGACTAAAATTAAAAAGAAAAAGAGTTTCATTTCTTATGGCATACAGAACATACAGGTTTATTTGGCCATTTTAAATGAAATCCAAATTTTGTGCCATGAGAGTTGTGACAGCTATTACAAAAGATACCTTTTTTATCACCAGGGTGATTTGCAACAGGATGATGGATACCGTATAGTTCCTTTTCATGACAAATTATGCAGAGAGAATTGATTTTAGTTTTTAAAAATTTATCCTCCATAGAAGAATGCGGATCATGACATATAACACAATCACCTCTTGCATAGGGACTGTGAAGATAAAAACCTTCTTCAATTTCATGGCATTCTTTACAAACTTTTTCTGAATTTGGTCTATCAAAAATACTTTTATGACAGTTATCGCAAGCTAATTCCTCAAAGGGTGGATGAAATCTTAGACCTTTATCAAATTTTTCCTTATGACAGGTAAAACAGTCAAGTTCTTCACTTTTTGAAACTTTTTTATATGTTATTGAATGGCAATTTTTACAAAATTTTTCCACTTCTGATTTATGAAAATTATATAATTTTGCATCAACTTTGAAGTTTTCAGAAGGAAGTGAATAAATAATAAGAGTCTGTGATTCAGTTTTATTATTTTTTTCATAATAAAGAGTTATTTCATTTTTACCATTTTTAAGTTCTACTATAAAATGTTTTATATTTTCAGCTCTAAAAGTATCGTAAATAATTTCTGGTTTTAAAAGCCATGCTTTATCAGCTTCAAGGATTATTCTTATAAATCTATCCTTAACAAAGATAGCTGATGGGGGTGTTAAAACTGCAAAAAAAAGTAAATAAATCAATATTCCGCCTTTCCGTGACATGCAGGTCCGCATATTCCTCCTTTTTTATTTTTTTCAAATTTAAAAGTCAATATATAATCATTGGGACCAAACTTTTTTCCACCTTCAACAAAAAATGGATTATCCGAATAATGGGGATTATGACACAAAGAACAGGTTATTCCCTTATCCTTTTTGACGTGAAATTCATGTAAATTTAATCCATTTTTTTTAAAATTAGTTTTTTCTGAAAAAATAGATTCTGGATCATGACAGTTAAAACAGAGTTCATATTGAAGGTATGTAAAGGTAGTGTAAAGTTTATTTGGATACATTGAATTAAGAAGAAGAGGAAATTGAGAAGAGTGGGGATTATGACAGTTTATACAATTTTCTAAAGGAGGATGTTTATATTTTTTTATCTTATAAAAATTTTCCATTTCTGTATGGCATTTAAAACAGAGAGTATTTACCTGATTTAATAAATAAGATTTAGAATTATTACCGTGAACATCATGACAATCCTTACAATTACCCTCAATAAAGGGATTATGGATACTTATCAAATTTTTTAAAATTTCTTTATGACAGTTTGAGCAAAGATAAGGAAGTTTTTCCTTAAGAAGATGATTGATAGGGGAAGAGTGAGGATTATGGCAGATAGAACAGTCCTCATTCACAGGTGGATGTTTCGATGAAGATTTATCAGAATGGCAGGATAAACATAGTTCAGTAACATTTTCAATCTTTTTAAATGGGTGTTTTCCGACAAGTTCATGACACGAAGAACAATCTTCTTTTGCAGGTGGATGGAGAACTTTTTCCTCAATTAATAAATCATGACAACCCTTTTTAATACAATTTTCCTGCTGAAAAATTAAAAATAATAAAATAATTTTCATTTTAATTTTATATTTCTTTTAACTAAAAAGTGGAAAATTATATTACTTTCACTTTCAGGATATATTAAATAAATATAAGTAAAACCTAAACTTAAAATCAAATCCCCATAATTTCTTTCAAAAGCTATTTTTAAATCATTTTCAAATTTCTCACTGAAATAAAATTTTTCCTCCAGAGTGAACATATTGAATAATCTTAAAGGAGCACTGAAAGAAATTCTTATAAATTCCTTTCTTGTTAAGGAATACTCTGTTTTAATGTATTCATTTACATAACTGAAATTAAAGGGAATTTCTTTTGTGTTAAATTCTACTCTTGTATGATACTTTATCCAAGTGTTTATATTATTATTTATTCTGGTGATATCTCTGAAATAATAAAAATTTAAGGATAAAAGGTATCTTTTTGAATTATAACTTAAATTGATTCCTGAATAATAACCGTATTTTTTTTCATTTTTTAAAATCCATGTGTCATTAAAGGTTTTATAATATAAATCAACAAAAAATCTCAA from candidate division WOR-3 bacterium includes these protein-coding regions:
- a CDS encoding cytochrome c3 family protein; the encoded protein is MSRKGGILIYLLFFAVLTPPSAIFVKDRFIRIILEADKAWLLKPEIIYDTFRAENIKHFIVELKNGKNEITLYYEKNNKTESQTLIIYSLPSENFKVDAKLYNFHKSEVEKFCKNCHSITYKKVSKSEELDCFTCHKEKFDKGLRFHPPFEELACDNCHKSIFDRPNSEKVCKECHEIEEGFYLHSPYARGDCVICHDPHSSMEDKFLKTKINSLCIICHEKELYGIHHPVANHPGDKKGIFCNSCHNSHGTKFGFHLKWPNKPVCSVCHKK
- a CDS encoding cytochrome c3 family protein, with product MKIILLFLIFQQENCIKKGCHDLLIEEKVLHPPAKEDCSSCHELVGKHPFKKIENVTELCLSCHSDKSSSKHPPVNEDCSICHNPHSSPINHLLKEKLPYLCSNCHKEILKNLISIHNPFIEGNCKDCHDVHGNNSKSYLLNQVNTLCFKCHTEMENFYKIKKYKHPPLENCINCHNPHSSQFPLLLNSMYPNKLYTTFTYLQYELCFNCHDPESIFSEKTNFKKNGLNLHEFHVKKDKGITCSLCHNPHYSDNPFFVEGGKKFGPNDYILTFKFEKNKKGGICGPACHGKAEY